The DNA window TTCTGTTCTGCCAAAGGTATAAAGGTATCCGGCGAGATCCACCCATGCTCTGGGTGTCTCCATCGCATCAGTGACTCCCACCCGACAATTTTCCCGTTGCCGATGTTGACTATGGGTTGGTAATACATTTTGAGTTCGCCGTTTGATATAGCCGGTACGAGATCTTGTGCGATTCGGAAGTTTGTAGCTGCTCGTTCGCCCATGTCGGCTGTATACAACACATACCTCGCCTTGCCTTCGCGTTTGGCTTCGTACATGGCTGTATCGGCAGCTCGGATGAGTTCGATGGCGCTTCGATCACCAGGGGGACCCCAGGCAACCACTCCCACGCTCGCGCTACGTTGGATGGTTAAATTATCGATCGTAAACGGTGCAGATAGGGCCTCCAGAAGTCGTGCTGCCAAGAGTTCGGCATCCGAGAGCTCGCTGAGATCCTCCGCCAGGTAGACGAACTCATCGCCGGCAAGACGGCAGAGGCTGTCTGAGGATCGCAGCGTTCCTCTGAGTCGATCCGAGAGCGCCACCAAGATTTGATCCCCTATATGGTGTCCATGGGTGTCGTTGATTCCCTTGAAGTCATCAAGGTCGAATAAGAGCAGGGCGTTGACGCCCCCTTGGCGGTTGATCCTCTGCTGGGCGTGCGCTATGCGATCCATAAGCGCGATGCGATTAGGAAGGCCGGTAAGGGAATCATGTAGTGCCTGGTGGGAAAGCTGTTCTGTAAGAGTTCGCTCAGCGGTGATATCCCTCACCGAAGTAATGGTACATAATGGCTTGTCGTCTTCGTCTCGTACAGTCGATCGAGCCACCTCTACATAGATGATTTTTCCGCTCCTGTGTCGATAGCGCCTTACATTCTGGGTAGAGGATCCGCCATTGGATAACACTCTCTGCCGATCGGTCGCCGCCATCTCGGCATCTTCTGGATAGAGGAAGAGGGAAGAACCATTGGCAGCGAGCTCTTCGACGTTGAAGCCGACGATCCGGCAAAATGCGTCATTGGCATCGATGAAACGTCCATCGTGGTTGTGAAGCACCATGCCTGCCATGTTGTTTTCGAAAGCCAGCCGAAATCGCATTTCACTTTCGGTGACCGTTCTAGCCGCCTCTATCTCTGCAGTGAGATCACGAATGGATGCAATCACGTAACGTGGTGCACCTGTTCGATCCTTTGCGAGTGACCTCGCAATCTCAACGTAGATTACATCGCCGTTTTTTCTGAGAAGGCGTTTTGTGTAGTGCACTTGAACTAGCTTGCCAGCAGCGAGATCTTGATTTAGGTCTGCTGCGATAGCTTGATCGTTGACGTGGGTGTAGGCGAGAAAACTAGTTCCTGTCAGCTCGTCGGCAGTTCTGTCTAGCAACCGGCAGGCCGATGGGTTGACCCTTAGCAGATAACCATCCATATCAACGACTGCCATCGCCGTTGGATTGTCGTCAAATGC is part of the Ferrimicrobium acidiphilum DSM 19497 genome and encodes:
- a CDS encoding EAL domain-containing protein → MSMIKTNHPHAAHQPSAKEVVVALAHPPWTNRQFWVAQVLVLIVGILHLIGDIANSHGSSPIPGFVWILPLLIPVVYAGITAGIAGALGSAIVGIMLMLPADLLLPHTTTELWGAWSIYVMAIAIAILTGVAVARSNSIIHMEEITEAMAEEEQRFRLAFDDNPTAMAVVDMDGYLLRVNPSACRLLDRTADELTGTSFLAYTHVNDQAIAADLNQDLAAGKLVQVHYTKRLLRKNGDVIYVEIARSLAKDRTGAPRYVIASIRDLTAEIEAARTVTESEMRFRLAFENNMAGMVLHNHDGRFIDANDAFCRIVGFNVEELAANGSSLFLYPEDAEMAATDRQRVLSNGGSSTQNVRRYRHRSGKIIYVEVARSTVRDEDDKPLCTITSVRDITAERTLTEQLSHQALHDSLTGLPNRIALMDRIAHAQQRINRQGGVNALLLFDLDDFKGINDTHGHHIGDQILVALSDRLRGTLRSSDSLCRLAGDEFVYLAEDLSELSDAELLAARLLEALSAPFTIDNLTIQRSASVGVVAWGPPGDRSAIELIRAADTAMYEAKREGKARYVLYTADMGERAATNFRIAQDLVPAISNGELKMYYQPIVNIGNGKIVGWESLMRWRHPEHGWISPDTFIPLAEQNDLILKLGQFALMQSLATASAWPRKGVGITPPYVGINLSARHFHDPDLLPMVESALKTYDFPPECLVIEITESAALLDIESARRVITSLDELGILLALDDFGTGYSSLSYLAKLHPKIIKIDRSFVSPTVKSPYVQRSLEAIISLCQVLKISVIAEGIETPSQLGALQSLGCELGQGFLFSKAVPANEVDHTESLVLNNWKRAIASLETVDPSPL